The Dreissena polymorpha isolate Duluth1 chromosome 4, UMN_Dpol_1.0, whole genome shotgun sequence region CTTTCGTTTTATCGCCAGCGGTCTTTGATGCTATCAGCGCTTTTATTTCATTATCTAGGCTGGCATTGAGGCCAACAGGATAGCCCTTGCCTACGAAGGTGAAATGGCGTCCCTGTGGGCTCAGCGCATGCTTGGATCCGTATCCAAGAAAGGGACGAAGTATATGGTTGTCAACATAGGTGGTAAGAACACCAGTGACGATTTGTTGCTCTATATGAATCCGTGTTGGTCATAATGTATTCTGATAGAAACATTGgttttgcttaatttcactggaTTTCTAGACTGGTAAAAATTGTTAAATTCTTTGTTATTgctttaaacacacacacacacacattacatAATCCGAAAAAAAGTCATTATTGAGGATGCATGTAACCATAAAAACGTGATGATCATGTAGTAATTTCACAGGAGACGTTGTGGACATTGTCGCCCATCAGTCAGTAGACAACGGTCACGTGGAATCATTGGGCGCGCCTAGCGGTGGCTTGTGGGGAGGAGAGAATGCAGTCACGTGTTTCCAGTCGTTTTTCTCACTTCTTTTCGGGCTGTCTGTAGTGGAGACCTACGCGTCGACTCAATTGGCCAACTGGCTCTCTTTTGTGCATAAGGCGATGACGGATATAGAAAACATGGAAGCTGGTGAAGCTACTCGGACATTCACAATCCCTAAAAAAATAGTTGACATGGCTTGCAAAAGTAAAGGCATGTCAGACTCATCAGAACTTGAAAAAGAGATTTCAACTCCCATTTGTGGCGGTCATTTTGAACTCCATGGCAACAGCTTAAAGGTGATGGCTGCCGCCATTGCAGGAATGTATCAGTTCACGGTCTTTCATGTCAAAAACGCGGTGGATACCCTCCTTACACACGTGGGAGCTTTCGATTACGTGATTGTTGTCGGAGGCATGAGCAAGTGTCCGATTTTCCGGAAGCAACTACAGGACCGGCTGGCCAAAGTGTCATTTCCGGAAGACGGCGACGTGTTCACTGTTCAAGGAGCAGTTTTGTTCGGTAACGACGAATCGCTTGTGAGATCGCGATACGTGTCAGTTACATATGGACTCCACATGACGGTCCCTTACGACGAATCAAAACACAAGGAAGGCAACACAGTCGATATAAATGGCATTAAAATGTGCACcgatagttttcatccgattatcAGAGCTGGAAGTAAATTGAAGTACGATGAATCGATTCACGAAAATGACATACCGCTGTCTGCAGACGACAAAGTACAGGAAGTCAAAATAGTCTCGTGTGGTCTGGTTCCCAATCTTCCTACTCTAGCGACTCACTTTTCTGTTAACCGGGAAGCAGTTATAAAGTTTCCTCTTCCGTTTGGATGCCAGGTGGAGAACAAAGCGTTCGAAAGGGTCGCACAAGTTGGGGGTACCGAACTCTCGTTTAAGTTCACGTTCAAAAAGGGACCACGAGAAACATTTGTACGGTATTTGGAATATGAGTGATAAATATCCTTTCGCGAACGACCATGACTTCTTAATATATGCGCATGCATGTGCTAattcttttttatgttttattttgcagACGACCTCAACATGGTCAAAACACTTGACCGTGGTTAAAGAGGTAAATGTGTAAGAATGTAGTTGCACGTATAGTAACAAATATTACACATTTACTTTGCACTTGCTATTGAGTATTTTCGTAATTTATCTTAACAAATTATTTTAGAATACCCTGATATACCTAATATTGAGCGaacagtttattaaaatatggttTGTATTTATCTGAAcgctttttttataaaaaggcattgccgAAAAGAGATATTTGAGTGGATTTGCCATCCAGCAAAGTTTGAAATGACTCGCCGACTTAGTGATATTCGACTTACTCGCGGACCAGGGAAATTTGAATGGACTTGCAGACCtgtgatacatgtatttcaatcgACTCCCCGACCTGTGATATCCGAATAGACTCGTGGACCAGTGAACTTTTAATAGAATCGCCGATCAGTGTAATTTGAATTTCCGATGTAGCTACAAAGCAAAGCGCCAAAGGCATTGAAAGTTTGTTTGCAAGATAaagggaagtttctgctgaagtaaatgttaaacgAACAGTTAACTAGTAAAAATCTAAAATTCTATATAAGAGAAAGTTTATTTAAGaataagtacaaataaatgaCACGAGAAGTGATGAAATGATGCTGCAAAACATCCTATATAAAACGGAAAATAAGAAACACGTATCAGGGGAacttggtattttgcgagcaagtaaataTCCGgatataaatgttttaatttggaGAAAAATAGTTCCCTACAGATATGTCCGTTGattgtttattgaaaatatgaaGTAAATATTGCTCTCAACTATTACAGGCTCATTTAAGATTGTTGTACTGGTTGATAATTGACGTCATTATAACATCATTGTTATTTGCGGGACTGAACGACTTTTTCGTTCGGAAGCTAAGGTCAAAGTTACATctttgttattgtttgttgttgttttgtttgttatagaTATTAAAATTGTTACGATCGCTTCATTTTTTTAAGCAGAAATGAACACTTCGttattgttgttgtgttgttgttgttatatttaccgacCACGTTACTTAAGCATATTAGTGCACGCTGTATTTCTGAAGTTTTTCATCGTTATCGAAAGTATTCaaagaat contains the following coding sequences:
- the LOC127878307 gene encoding uncharacterized protein LOC127878307, translated to MAIRYLKNHALRALNRHVATYSENEARYVIVVPAFATDRAKWFVRQAMMQAGIEANRIALAYEGEMASLWAQRMLGSVSKKGTKYMVVNIGGDVVDIVAHQSVDNGHVESLGAPSGGLWGGENAVTCFQSFFSLLFGLSVVETYASTQLANWLSFVHKAMTDIENMEAGEATRTFTIPKKIVDMACKSKGMSDSSELEKEISTPICGGHFELHGNSLKVMAAAIAGMYQFTVFHVKNAVDTLLTHVGAFDYVIVVGGMSKCPIFRKQLQDRLAKVSFPEDGDVFTVQGAVLFGNDESLVRSRYVSVTYGLHMTVPYDESKHKEGNTVDINGIKMCTDSFHPIIRAGSKLKYDESIHENDIPLSADDKVQEVKIVSCGLVPNLPTLATHFSVNREAVIKFPLPFGCQVENKAFERVAQVGGTELSFKFTFKKGPRETFVRYLEYE